One segment of Dermochelys coriacea isolate rDerCor1 chromosome 27, rDerCor1.pri.v4, whole genome shotgun sequence DNA contains the following:
- the LOC119848853 gene encoding keratin, type I cytoskeletal 19-like translates to MSCSTKQTVTLSTKGRSSGGSCVVGGGGGGRTSSISSGRYSSYGIGSGRGFSGRSYSGGASCGAGLSAGSFSGGSYGGALGAGLPGYGYGGCSSIGFSGGSTRCGYGGGFGGVVGVGFGGGVSGGFGGGGVCGDGVFANCDEKLTMQNLNDRLASYLNQVRCLEEENSALECKIREWYAQYGQSGVPKDYSCYYKEIEDLQNQIVCATLDNNKIILNIDNSRMTADDFRLKYETELALRQSVEADINGLRQVLDELTLCRSDLEAQLECLKEELCCLKKNHEEEINCLRNQSTGDVSVEVNSCPGPDLKKILEEMRCQYETMIAQNRKEVEDWYECKIEEVNREVITSSQEVESCNSQVSELRRQLQCLEIDLQAHLSQRDNLEASLAETESRYNSHLYQLQQQITCVEQQLADLRAEIESQNHEYKVLLDVKCRLEQEIHTYRCLLEGGQRDIVSSDGGIGVGGGIGGGTVIKTSHSYSSSSHSLPHVTSCHPGDLKGHGRKICD, encoded by the exons ATGAGCTGCAGCACCAAGCAGACTGTTACTCTCTCTACCAAAGGGAGGAGTAGTGGTGGTAGCTGTGTGgttggaggtggtggtggaggaaggaCTTCTTCCATCTCTTCTGGAAGATATAGCTCCTATGGGATAGGCAGCGGTAGAGGCTTTTCGGGTAGAAGTTACAGTGGTGGAGCGAGTTGTGGAGCGGGACTGAGTGCTGGTAGCTTTTCTGGAGGTAGCTATGGAGGTGCCTTAGGAGCAGGTCTCCCAGGATACGGTTATGGAGGTTGTTCCAGCATTGGGTTCAGTGGTGGCAGCACCCGCTGTGGATATGGAGGTGGCTTTGGTGGTGTAGTTGGTGTTGGCTTTGGTGGTGGAGTCAGTGGTggctttggtggtggtggtgtttgtggAGATGGCGTATTTGCCAACTGTGATGAAAAGCTGACCATGCAGAACCTTAATGACCGCCTGGCTTCTTACCTGAACCAGGTGCGATGCCTGGAGGAAGAAAATTCTGCCTTAGAGTGCAAAATCAGGGAATGGTATGCCCAGTATGGACAGTCCGGTGTACCAAAGGACTACAGCTGCTACTATAAGGAAATAGAAGATCTTCAAAATCAG ATTGTTTGCGCTACCTTAGACAACAACAAGATCATTCTGAACATTGATAACAGCAGGATGACAGCAGATGACTTCAGACTGAA GTATGAGACTGAGCTGGCCCTTCGCCAGAGTGTGGAGGCTGATATTAATGGCTTACGCCAAGTTCTGGATGAACTAACCCTGTGCAGGTCTGACCTGGAGGCGCAGCTTGAGTGCCTGAAGGAAGAGCTATGTTGTCTGAAGAAGAATCATGAGGAG GAAATCAATTGTCTGAGAAACCAGTCCACTGGTGATGTCAGTGTGGAGGTCAATTCCTGTCCTGGCCCAGATCTGAAGAAAATTCTAGAGGAGATGAGATGCCAGTATGAAACAATGATTGCACAAAATCGCAAAGAGGTTGAGGATTGGTATGAATGCAAG ATTGAGGAGGTGAATCGTGAGGTCATCACAAGCAGTCAGGAGGTTGAGTCATGCAACAGCCAGGTCTCTGAACTTAGACGTCAGTTGCAGTGCCTGGAAATTGATCTGCAAGCCCATCTTAGCCAG AGAGACAACCTGGAAGCCTCTTTGGCTGAAACCGAAAGTCGCTACAACAGCCACCTGTACCAGTTACAGCAACAGATCACCTGTGTGGAGCAGCAACTGGCTGACCTGCGAGCGGAAATTGAGTCCCAGAACCACGAGTACAAGGTCCTCCTGGATGTCAAATGTCGACTGGAGCAGGAGATTCACACTTACCGCTGCCTGCTGGAAGGAGGACAGCGTGACATTGT TAGCTCGGATGGAGGGATTGGCGTAGGAGGTGGAATAGGAGGAGGAACAGTCATTAAAACGTCCCACTCCTACTCTTCATCTTCCCACTCTCTGCCCCATGTCACGTCTTGCCACCCTGGTGATCTAAAAG GGCACGGCAGAAAGATTTGTGACTAA